A DNA window from Phragmites australis chromosome 11, lpPhrAust1.1, whole genome shotgun sequence contains the following coding sequences:
- the LOC133884438 gene encoding strigolactone esterase D14-like, with the protein MNATVFGAGDGDGRETVVLAHGYGGTRFIWDDVVPALGSRFRVVVFDWSFSSAADGERYCCSYYGLADELVALMDELGVRRAAFVGHSMAGMIGCIASVARPDMFSHLVLVGASPRYINEGSYEGGFEIEEVDAMLTAVDADFAAWAPRFAEAVVGPDHPAAVARFAKQLAAMRPEAALRVLRAVLTCDVRGVLPDVAARCTIVHCAHDAVAPLAVARYMQRAMAGADTVVIESSGHFPQLTAPKEFVRVLEAILLDH; encoded by the exons ATGAACGCGACAGTGTTCGGCGCCGGGGACGGCGACGGCCGTGAGACGGTGGTGCTGGCGCACGGGTACGGCGGCACCCGGTTCATCTGGGACGACGTCGTCCCGGCGCTGGGGTCGAGGTTCCGAGTCGTTGTCTTCGACTGGAGCTTCTCCAGCGCCGCCGATGGCGAGCGGTACTGCTGCTCGTACTACGGGCTCGCGGACGAGCTCGTGGCGCTGATGGACGAGCTCGGGGTGAGGCGGGCGGCGTTCGTGGGGCACTCCATGGCCGGCATGATCGGATGCATTGCGTCGGTCGCGCGGCCGGACATGTTCAGCCACCTCGTGCTTGTCGGAGCGTCACCCAG GTACATCAACGAGGGAAGCTACGAAGGAGGCTTCGAGATCGAAGAGGTGGATGCGATGCTCACCGCCGTGGACGCGGACTTCGCGGCGTGGGCGCCGCGCTTCGCCGAGGCCGTCGTCGGGCCGGACCACCCGGCCGCCGTCGCCAGGTTCGCCAAGCAGCTCGCCGCGATGCGCCCGGAGGCTGCGCTCCGCGTTCTGCGCGCCGTGCTCACCTGCGACGTCCGGGGCGTGCTCCCGGACGTGGCGGCGCGCTGCACCATCGTGCACTGCGCCCACGACGCCGtggcgccgctcgccgtcgcgcGGTACATGCAGCGCGCGATGGCCGGGGCGGACACGGTGGTGATCGAGTCCTCCGGCCACTTCCCGCAGCTCACGGCGCCCAAGGAGTTCGTCAGGGTACTGGAGGCGATACTGCTCGACCACTGA
- the LOC133884945 gene encoding leucine-rich repeat extensin-like protein 3, translating into MMRKAVLLFLLCCLAVVGEAAVVVDPGWRFPSRRLQDAYVALQTWKQNAIFSDPKNLTADWVGPEVCNYTGIFCAPLPPGEPAAGELAVAGVDLNHGDIAGYLPTELGLLCDLALLHLNSNRFCGLVPSTLRRLRLLHELDLSNNRLVGAFPAVVLDLPALRFLDLRFNDFEGAIPRELFDRPLDAIFLNHNRLHSPLPDNFGNSPVSVIVLADNRFGGCLPASLGNMSDTLNEILFINNGLDSCVPSEVGMLREVTVFDVSFNSLAGPLPPEVAGLQKVEQLDVAHNLLSGTVPEAVCTLPRLKNLTISYNFFTGEPPSCALVVPRDGDRRNCLPNRPAQRTPQQCAAFYSHPPVDCAAFQCKPFVPAPPLPPPPPPAYPGPLPPVYPMPYASPPPPPLYR; encoded by the coding sequence ATGATGAGGAAGGCGGTGCTGTTGTTTCTCCTCTGCTGCCTCGCCGTCGTCGGcgaggcggcggtggtggtggaccCGGGGTGGCGGTTCCCGAGCCGGCGGCTGCAGGACGCGTACGTCGCGCTGCAGACGTGGAAGCAAAACGCCATCTTCTCCGACCCCAAGAACCTCACCGCCGACTGGGTGGGCCCGGAGGTCTGCAACTACACCGGCATCTTCtgcgcgccgctgccgccggggGAGCCTGCCGCCGGGGAGCTCGCCGTCGCGGGCGTCGACCTCAACCACGGCGACATCGCGGGGTACCTCCCTACGGAGCTGGGCCTCCTCTGCGACCTCGCGCTGCTCCACCTCAACTCCAACCGCTTCTGCGGCCTTGTGCCCTccaccctccgccgcctccgcctcctccacgaGCTCGACCTCAGCAACAACCGCCTCGTCGGCGCCTTCCCCGCGGTCGTGCTCGACCTGCCGGCCCTCCGGTTCCTCGACCTCCGCTTCAACGACTTCGAGGGCGCTATCCCGCGGGAGCTCTTCGACCGGCCGCTGGACGCCATCTTCCTCAACCACAACCGCCTGCACTCCCCGCTCCCCGACAACTTCGGCAACTCGCCGGTCTCCGTCATCGTGCTCGCGGACAACCGCTTTGGCGGCTGCCTCCCGGCGAGCCTTGGGAACATGTCCGACACGCTCAACGAGATCCTCTTCATCAACAACGGCCTCGACTCCTGTGTGCCGTCGGAGGTCGGGATGCTCCGGGAGGTCACCGTCTTCGATGTCAGCTTCAACTCTCTCGCCGGGCCGCTGCCGCCGGAGGTGGCCGGGTTGCAGAAGGTGGAGCAGCTCGACGTCGCGCACAACCTCCTCTCTGGGACCGTCCCCGAGGCCGTCTGCACCCTCCCGCGGCTCAAGAACCTCACCATCTCCTACAACTTCTTCACCGGCGAGCCGCCGTCCTGCGCGCTCGTCGTGCCGCGCGACGGCGACAGGAGGAACTGCCTGCCCAACCGCCCCGCGCAGCGCACGCCGCAGCAGTGCGCCGCGTTCTACTCACACCCGCCAGTCGACTGCGCCGCGTTCCAGTGCAAACCGTTTGTCCCGGctccgccattgccgccgccaccaccaccagcataCCCCGGCCCCTTACCACCAGTGTACCCTATGCCAtacgcgtcgccgccgccacctccgcttTACCGATGA